A single window of Leishmania panamensis strain MHOM/PA/94/PSC-1 chromosome 35 sequence DNA harbors:
- a CDS encoding hypothetical protein (TriTrypDB/GeneDB-style sysID: LpmP.35.1040): protein MVRGANASQLRRCCLGLLLVLSILRVSAEAAHIEKRDFFLEDNVGDPWLPQLELPIPPDFTSGQRILSTSEQWMVLAHVGVPLHVVMDNENDLERIVEIVNFMRTTLAGVCPRHTTTYRIMYYWFHSEELKLLYGEERWAALQRLQRPAAWSLVLKDNAGPAVRAAERFIAELEALDPPGQITFVFHQQRSGLTRLHVSLADLRVLSHSLRLTRTTQYRWQRLTVDTTAPLLRFQTQRLLRAKLQYHEHIKAFDEAVAEAQRDLHASLEELRKSEQAAYAEHMYFKRNYQRFFLERQSRLRGEKEVMDGAGGVDGGVSIGDNTGSRRNAGVRIHPAAGSSFVSSLADARVVSCRKVSAAWATLRTAGVRHEAETRVVQLRRLHSRHRCKEPLPELLVATSAAQKETGLSEVAAHVWRDGVAEMEAQRRKSGRPPTFAQVFAILYAVWEVEKAATQVPHQSQEAPPTIEMVASDEAFDGSAFAAFAEDLMERGDALAAAPNSRLQRWIRAEIHYTLAVLQLVGPKTSPSKTHPATASSIVRAVVHLHASLSAGSHHAAGALATLREHGIYTRQQSKAAMMLLLRSMEQAPTHLWRELLLRRSSRSFPEAATTALPKPEASRLLRFEHFYAVDHTFSEVDDPFMTRQSIATLVAMTNENINVADEEPVLENVYREAEVGRGDGEYEGRLTARLNRRLLKANILLSGFKGVQRDAQEAQCELLIILRRLGYLCDLDLRQFFTSGVSSREPNSAPTSSVSLLTIIGVSLPDSCDEHEAELLDAMSSPRYTLLRCPSGAPVSSRRSRGHLDVPNSKALFELLLQTLLALSYAHLIHKHRYDLSHLYASLALELSLRVARATMARCVSAANMSDVLHAHNHWSGISEAMANSFMEAVNKVAESDSEVAWAAEVLWEELQSIENATSQRRLDGPALSDGVQRVLRRFTSVVDSPFVSTESLLLIGTSRWAARGPLSGTAAEVEAFERDLPEWAMEPFGLLHRLLQKYPTSSSAAETQEVRHPSPSGTVPGSSTSVRFNTTAMDVHALFLVFLAAMKRWKRDLPLLHTLDATSYSTRRTDPFVLSSFLLRTRDSATGAPLISIEKLRAVAYAASPYFLGDTPHLLPLVDDTVDSYAARLLCFAARHIHFLEPSTELLRSGRYGVRSTDSRRTASTERMRSDQWSSLLDDGPPQKSRLQTLRRVKQHTVENADLQPLLYAADIHDYMNQSRWTSIATVMNAVYNTALYPFTTTVSEELIAGMETQMQLLTPEERRAELSSRLQASAEKGHSQQTEKRAAGTAVSAFVSAFVKDAALRELFIAGQLLTVALESGMPEGFSLVFLEVTERGNRCLRPIVAHLAGSVFGRVAPSVWTELHLTAQWQREKKQLVSKGPLFALDARTPFRYASVEARQELFARVSRWNAARALQDDGDEADVSSERQLRRVSQALDQLLWCAGFLTRCVHRHTHHVYPYAYEGSVFPAADLECVADMNRLLMAPRPPSEAATWVTGDAAMWTLSEWRRAQQNSTALLQDLSERLAYLYEIVDSAPARRFPLSAADFHRNATEEEHAAMLAERNRDYTSLFAHASTQLVEPWNRLSYDYSEQFVAYGEGFYYNQRLHRVSGYRWGAMLRMWWLRVRTMWPW from the coding sequence ATGGTCCGAGGAGCAAAtgcgtcgcagctgcgccgctgctgcctcggcCTTCTTCTTGTTCTCTCCATTTTGCGCGTgtcagcagaggcggcgcatATCGAGAAAAGAGACTTCTTCCTGGAGGACAATGTCGGAGACCCCTGGTTGCCGCAGCTCGAACTACCCATCCCGCCTGACTTCACGTCTGGGCAACGCATCCTGAGCACCTCCGAGCAGTGGATGGTGCTCGCGCACGTCGGCGTTCCGTTGCACGTCGTGATGGACAACGAAAATGATCTTGAGCGTATTGTGGAAATTGTTAACTTTATGCGCACCACCCTCGCCGGTGTCTGCCCGCGCCACACGACAACGTACCGCATCATGTATTACTGGTTTCACTCAGAAGAGTTGAAGCTTCTCTATGGTGAGGAGCgctgggcagcgctgcaacgACTACAACGGCCAGCGGCTTGGTCCTTGGTGCTTAAGGACAACGCAGGTCCTGCTGTCCGGGCCGCAGAGCGCTTTATTGCCGAGCTGGAGGCCTTGGACCCACCAGGGCAAATTACGTTCGTTTTTCATCAGCAGAGGTCAGGGTTAACGAGATTACATGTCTCTCTTGCGGACCTCAGGGTACTGAGCCATTCCCTTCGCCTGACCCGCACTACTCAGTATCGATGGCAGCGACTGACAGTGGATACCACGGCACCGCTACTTCGCTTTCAAACACAGCGCTTGCTGCGTGCAAAGCTACAGTACCATGAGCACATTAAGGCCTTTGACGAGGCCGTCGCGGAGGCTCAGCGAGATCTGCACGCAAGTTTGGAAGAGCTTCGCAAAAGCGAGCAGGCCGCGTACGCAGAGCACATGTACTTCAAGCGGAATTACCAGCGCTTTTTTCTGGAGCGCCAATCGCGCCTCcgtggagagaaagaggtaaTGGATGGTGCCGGCGGGGTAGATGGGGGTGTGTCTATCGGTGACAACACCGGATCGCGGCGAAATGCAGGAGTGCGCATTCATCCCGCCGCGGGTTCTTCTTTCGTATCGTCGCTTGCTGATGCTCGGGTCGTGTCGTGCCGGAAGGTGTCCGCTGCGTGGGCCACGCTCCGCACAGCTGGCGTCCGTCACGAAGCAGAGACGCgtgtggtgcagctgcgacgcCTCCATTCTCGGCACAGGTGCAAGGAGCCTCTGCCGGAGCTCCTAGttgccacctctgctgctcagAAAGAAACGGGGCTGAGTGAGGTAGCAGCGCACGTATGGCGCGATGGTGTTGCGGAaatggaggcgcagcggcgcaagtCGGGTCGGCCACCGACGTTTGCACAGGTGTTTGCTATTCTATACGCTGTatgggaggtggagaaggctgCCACGCAGGTGCCCCATCAGTCACAAGAGGCGCCACCTACAATCGAGATGGTGGCGTCGGACGAGGCCTTTGATGGCTCCGCCTTTGCCGCATTTGCGGAGGACCTGATGGAACGCGGTgatgcgctggcggctgcgCCCAACAGCCGCCTGCAACGTTGGATACGCGCGGAGATCCACTACACGTTGGCCGTTTTGCAGCTGGTTGGGCCGAAGACCTCACCCTCGAAGACGCACCCTGCCACGGCGTCCTCGATCGTGcgtgctgtggtgcactTGCATGCATCACTGAGCGCCGGGTCTCACcacgctgctggcgctttAGCGACGCTAAGAGAACACGGTATATATACCCGGCAGCAGAGCAAGGCGGccatgatgctgctgctgcgatcTATGGAACAAGCGCCTACGCACCTCTggcgcgagctgctgctgcgccgttcCTCTCGTAGCTTTCCCGAAGCTGCGACGACAGCGTTACCGAAACCTGAGGCGTCGCGGCTTCTCCGCTTCGAGCACTTCTACGCCGTGGACCACACCTTCAGCGAGGTGGATGACCCCTTCATGACCCGCCAGAGCATCGCCACACTCGTCGCCATGACAAACGAGAACATCAACGTCGCCGACGAGGAGCCAGTTTTGGAGAATGTCTACCGTGAGGCCGAGGTCGGACGTGGTGACGGGGAATATGAAGGACGTTTAACCGCGCGACTTAATCGGCGGCTGCTTAAAGCGAACATACTGCTCTCCGGATTCAAGGGGGTGCAGCGAGACGCGCAAGAAGCGCAGTGCGAGCTCCTCATCATCTTGCGGCGCCTCGGCTACCTCTGCGATCTTGATCTTCGTCAATTCTTCACTTCCGGCGTATCCTCACGTGAGCCGAATTCGGCGCCTACTTCCTCAGTGTCGTTGCTGACCATCATCGGTGTTTCTCTGCCAGACTCCTGCGACGAACATGAGGCTGAGCTGCTTGACGCCATGAGTAGCCCCCGGTACACGCTTTTGCGTTGCCCGAGTGGGGCTCCTGTTTCCTCACGGCGATCGCGAGGCCACCTCGATGTGCCCAACTCGAAGGCGTTGTTTGAGCTGCTTCTGCAGACGCTGCTAGCCCTCAGCTATGCCCACCTCATCCACAAGCATCGGTACGATCTCAGCCACCTCTACGCTTCCCTTGCCCTGGAGTTGTCCCTGCGCGTGGCACGTGCGACGATGGCCCGTTGTGTCTCAGCGGCAAACATGAGTGACGTCTTACACGCGCACAACCACTGGAGCGGCATCAGTGAAGCAATGGCAAACTCGTTTATGGAGGCGGTGAACAAGGTggcagagagcgacagcgaagTCGCGTGGGCCGCCGAAGTATTATGGGAGGAGCTGCAAAGCATCGAAAATGCGACGTCGCAGAGGCGTCTTGACGGTCCAGCTTTGAGTGACGGAGTTCAGCGGGTGCTGCGTCGCTTTACCAGCGTGGTGGACTCTCCGTTTGTCTCCACTGAGTCCCTCCTACTCATAGGCACGAGTCGCTGGGCGGCTAGGGGTCCATTGTCGGGCACCgccgcagaggtggaggcgttTGAGCGCGACTTACCTGAATGGGCAATGGAGCCATTCGGTCTCCTGCATCGACTGCTGCAGAAGTATCCGACGAGCTCCAGTGCGGCAGAGACGCAAGAGGTAAGACACCCATCCCCCAGTGGTACAGTGCCGGGCTCTTCCACGAGCGTGCGTTTCAACACGACTGCTATGGACGTCCACGCCCTCTTTCTGGTCTTTTTAGCGGCGATGAAGCGATGGAAACGGGACTTACCACTTCTGCACACGTTAGACGCGACGTCCTATTCAACTCGACGCACCGACCCGTTTGTGCTGAGCTCCTTTCTCCTGCGAACACGCGACAGCGCAACTGGCGCACCGCTCATCTCCATCGAAAAACTACGCGCTGTCGCCTATGCCGCCTCCCCCTACTTTCTGGGTGACACGCCACACTTGCTGCCTCTCGTTGACGACACAGTCGACTCGTACGCAGCGCGGTTGCTGTGCTTCGCTGCCCGGCACATTCACTTCCTGGAACCATCCACTGAACTTCTCCGCAGTGGTCGCTACGGCGTCCGGAGTACCGACTCCCGCCGGACCGCCTCGACGGAGAGGATGAGGAGTGACCAATGGAGCAGCCTCCTGGATGACGGCCCACCACAGAAGTCACGCTTGCAGACCTTGCGCCGAGTGAAACAGCACACCGTCGAGAACGCAGACTTGCAACCGCTGCTCTATGCGGCGGACATACACGACTACATGAACCAGTCGCGTTGGACAAGCATTGCGACCGTGATGAACGCAGTGTACAATACAGCGCTCTATCCATTCACGACGACGGTGTCAGAGGAGCTGATTGCGGGGATGGAGACACAAATGCAACTCCTGACGCCGGAGGAGCGACGCGCAGAGTTGAGCAGTCGACTTCAAGCGAGTGCAGAAAAGGGGCACTCGCAgcagacagagaagagggcagcaGGGACGGCGGTCTCTGCATTTGTGAGCGCCTTTGTGAAGGATGCCGCACTGCGCGAGCTCTTCATTGCCGGGCAGCTGCTTACCGTCGCGTTAGAGTCCGGTATGCCGGAGGGGTTTTCGCTTGTCTTCCTTGAAGTTACGGAACGCGGCAACCGATGTCTGCGCCCCATCGTGGCGCACTTGGCGGGGTCTGTGTTTGGCCGCGTGGCGCCGAGCGTGTGGACAGAGCTCCACCTCACCGCACAATGGCAACGCGAAAAGAAGCAGCTTGTGAGCAAGGGCCCGCTCTTTGCGCtcgacgcacgcacacccttTCGGTACGCGTCCGTTGAAGCTCGCCAGGAGCTGTTTGCGCGTGTGAGTCGATGGAATGCAGCGAGGGCACTGCAGGACGATGGCGACGAAGCCGATGTGTCGAGTGAGCGCCAGCTGCGTCGAGTCTCGCAGGCGCTTGATCAGCTACTGTGGTGTGCCGGCTTCCTGACGCGCTGTGTCCACCGGCATACCCATCATGTGTACCCGTATGCCTACGAAGGGTCTGTTTTTCCAGCAGCAGATCTGGAATGCGTTGCAGACATGAACCGTCTGTTAATGGCTCCGAGACCCCCGTCCGAGGCAGCGACATGGGTGACTGGGGATGCGGCGATGTGGACCTTGAGCGAGTGGCGACGCGCGCAGCAAAACAGTACAGCTCTTCTCCAGGACTTAAGTGAGCGACTAGCTTACCTCTACGAAATAGTTGATAgtgcgccggcgcgccgttttcccctctccgcgGCGGACTTCCACCGCAACGCgacagaagaagagcacgcTGCGATGCTGGCGGAGCGCAACCGCGATTacacctccctctttgcGCATGCGTCGACGCAGTTGGTGGAGCCGTGGAACCGACTCTCGTATGACTACAGCGAGCAATTCGTGGCATACGGGGAGGGCTTCTACTACAACCAGCGCTTGCACCGCGTTAGCGGGTACCGCTGGGGAGCGATGCTGCGCATGTGGTGGCTGCGAGTGCGCACCATGTGGCCCTGGTAG